The proteins below come from a single Dehalococcoidia bacterium genomic window:
- a CDS encoding secondary thiamine-phosphate synthase enzyme YjbQ, whose protein sequence is MKTATEYIWIHTKKLREFVNMTDRVESFVIKSGIKDGFLLVSAMHITAGVYVNDAEYGLIADIEEWLEKLAPYREDYRHHRTGETNGDAHLKSLLIHHEVTVPITDGKLDLGPWQQIYYAEFDGQRDKRIILKAMGE, encoded by the coding sequence ATGAAAACCGCTACCGAGTACATATGGATACATACTAAAAAGCTGCGTGAGTTCGTCAACATGACCGACAGGGTGGAATCATTCGTAATTAAAAGCGGCATCAAAGACGGTTTCTTGCTTGTATCGGCGATGCACATCACCGCCGGCGTATACGTCAACGATGCCGAATACGGCCTTATCGCCGACATAGAGGAATGGCTGGAGAAGCTGGCCCCCTACCGGGAAGATTACCGGCACCACCGCACCGGAGAAACCAACGGCGACGCGCACCTGAAGAGCCTCTTAATACATCACGAGGTCACCGTGCCGATAACGGACGGGAAGCTCGACCTCGGGCCCTGGCAGCAGATATATTACGCCGAGTTCGACGGCCAGCGGGACAAGCGCATAATCCTGAAGGCGATGGGAGAATAA
- a CDS encoding alpha/beta hydrolase, with the protein MPVVKVDDIKISYSERGRGEVVMLIMGLGAVKESWFLNIPTLSKYFRVIAMNSRGVGKISRMGEAYTMRRMAQDIVGLLDALNIERAHIVGVSLGSMIAQEVAISYPQRVNKLILAATTPGMNDTANKETWDRKNAELNRSTGLGEDFNRRIMEDPASIDAVKVMVGLTKNAFNRSVFRIPMTLGSRYYFKKVGPSGVLDQLRAVSTHNTIDRLNQIKAPTLVLAGTDDKIVPIEFSRIVARNIPGAKLIEFQQGSHSFFMEMSKKFNREVIEFLKG; encoded by the coding sequence ATGCCTGTTGTCAAAGTCGATGACATAAAAATCTCTTATAGCGAGCGTGGTAGAGGGGAGGTGGTGATGCTGATCATGGGGCTGGGGGCGGTTAAGGAATCGTGGTTCTTGAATATACCCACATTGAGCAAGTACTTCAGGGTGATAGCCATGAACAGCCGTGGCGTGGGCAAGATCTCCAGGATGGGCGAGGCTTATACAATGCGCAGGATGGCGCAGGATATCGTCGGGTTGCTCGACGCCCTCAATATCGAACGAGCGCATATCGTCGGCGTGTCGCTGGGCAGCATGATAGCGCAGGAGGTCGCCATCAGCTATCCTCAGCGTGTGAATAAGCTGATACTGGCGGCGACGACGCCGGGCATGAACGATACTGCGAACAAGGAAACATGGGATAGGAAAAACGCCGAACTGAACAGGAGCACCGGCCTGGGGGAGGATTTCAACCGCAGGATCATGGAAGATCCCGCCAGTATTGATGCTGTTAAGGTCATGGTCGGTTTAACTAAGAATGCGTTTAACCGCTCCGTATTTCGCATACCGATGACGCTCGGCTCCAGGTACTATTTCAAGAAAGTCGGCCCTAGCGGGGTGCTGGATCAGCTCAGGGCTGTGTCGACTCATAACACCATCGACAGGCTGAACCAGATAAAAGCCCCGACCCTCGTTTTAGCGGGTACCGATGATAAGATAGTGCCGATAGAATTCTCGCGTATAGTGGCGCGGAACATACCCGGCGCCAAGCTCATCGAGTTTCAGCAGGGTTCACATTCATTCTTCATGGAGATGAGCAAAAAGTTCAACAGGGAAGTGATAGAGTTTCTGAAAGGGTAA
- a CDS encoding HEAT repeat domain-containing protein codes for MTQEGKPKHATIEFAISELASKSSFVRVDARNYLVSMKDKAVPHLIEALKSESQWVRWEAAKALSKIGDPAASQALIEALEDKMFDVRWIAAEGLIAIGRKSLIPLLAALTKKGDSLWLREGAHHVIHDLMREDLKTVFGPVLEEIEKPEGKLAVPRVAESALAELRKILGQ; via the coding sequence ATGACACAGGAAGGAAAGCCAAAACATGCCACTATCGAGTTCGCCATATCAGAGCTGGCCAGTAAGAGCAGCTTCGTCCGTGTCGATGCGCGCAATTATCTTGTGTCGATGAAAGACAAAGCGGTGCCCCATCTGATAGAGGCGCTGAAAAGCGAAAGCCAGTGGGTGCGATGGGAAGCGGCCAAGGCCCTCAGCAAAATAGGAGACCCGGCTGCATCGCAGGCCCTCATCGAAGCCCTTGAGGATAAGATGTTCGACGTGCGGTGGATTGCGGCGGAAGGCCTCATAGCCATCGGTCGCAAATCCCTCATTCCGTTACTGGCCGCACTAACCAAAAAGGGCGACTCCCTCTGGCTCAGGGAAGGCGCGCACCATGTGATACACGACCTGATGCGTGAAGACCTCAAGACCGTCTTTGGCCCTGTATTGGAGGAAATAGAAAAACCCGAGGGCAAGCTGGCGGTGCCGCGCGTGGCAGAGAGCGCTCTAGCCGAACTGAGGAAGATACTGGGGCAATAA